The genomic region TGGTTTGGTACTCTCCGTCCCTGGACTGCACCAAAGCATTGCCAAGATTGATGTTTCCAGCCTGTATCCCAGCATTATGCTCAAATACGGCATTTGCTCGGATAAGGACAATCAACGAATTGGACTGAGCATTCTCGAATACTTGACTAAGGAGCGCCTCAAACTCAAGCAATTAGGAAAAGCTGGAGATACAAGTGCAAAGCAAGCAGAAGCTGCGCTGAAGGTGCTGATCAACTCGTTGTTTGGGTTTTACGGCACTTGTGGGGTTAGTTTCAACGACTTTGTAGCAGCTGCGCTCATCACTGCTTACGGCAGGCGGATCTTACGTTTCATGATTGATGTCGTCGAGCGAGAAGGGGGAGTACCAGTAGAGTGCGATACAGATGGGATCTTCTTCTCCCACCCCCAACCGATACAAGTGTTTGAAACGTTGCAAGCGGCTTTACCCCAAGGCATCAACATCGAGCTAGAAGTGCTGGCATTAGCCATGTTCGTTCCCGAACGCGGAGTCAAGAATTACATCCTCTGGCAAGCAGATGGGATAGTCGTAGCTAAAGGACAGTATCGCAAACGCGATCGCTCGCAGCTAGAAAAAGAGTTTCCTTTGCAATACCTGACTCACTATTTGGAGTCTAAAGACAGCGCCGAAAGCTATTACCAAAAATTAACTGGGGCGATCGCGCGAGGCAAATTTCCCATCGAGCAGTTACAAATTACGCGCAAGATTAGAAAAGGCGAAAAGACGCTCCTATGTCTGGGTAATACTGGCGATGTTGTCACCTTTTACCAGGGATGCAGGGGACTGACAAATTCAGAACCTTACTCTACTTCCTATTACCTGGAGCTAATTGCTAAAAAGCGGGAGGAAATTCTTTGTGTGGTCGAACCCCAACTGCTAAATCACAGCACTGGAGTGCAGTTAACACTTTTTTAGGCATCAAAGGTAAAAAATGAGCGTCACTCTTTACATTGGCGGACAAACTGCTCGGACGCAAGGCGAGAAACAAGACTTGGGCGGACACCGTTGCTTTACTGCTGCCTACAACAAAAATTATCCCCAAACGGCTACGGCGATTGGTTTACTCGATTCAGGAGCTTTCAGCACTTCTTTGCAGCAAAGATTGACCCCAGAGCAAGCATTAATTAGACAGCTTACCTGGGAAGCAAGAGCAAGTAAAAACTCAAAACTGGTTGGATTAGTCACGCGATCGCTTCTTACGATTTCATCGTTCCCAAAGCATTGCAGCTCAAGTCTTGGCGATTGGAACCAGACGCACAAACAGCTCTAAATTTAACTGTAGAAGCAGCCCAATACATCACCAGCCAGCGCCAGTATCTAAAACCACGTCACCTGATTCTTGGCTGCCAAGGTACTGATGTCGAGCAGTATCGCCGATGCGTGTTGCGCGTACTAGAATATGCCAACGCAGATGACTGGTGTGGGCTTGGCGGATGGGCAAAGCTGGGCACGTATAGAAGCCTGCTTCCTACTTTCTACGAAACGCTACATCAGTGCATTCCTGCGATCGCCGCATCTGGGGTTCGCCACATTCACCTCTATGGCGTTTTACTAGAGCAGGCGCTGGCTGGGTTGCTTTTCATGGCAGATCGATATCATCTGAGCGTGTCTTGCGATTCTAACCGTCCGCTACTCGATTTAACCCGTCGCGATCGCCAACGAGCTGGAGTGCGAAAGGCTTACTGGAGAGACAACGTGGCATGGAGGCTCGACTACTGTGCTGCTATGCGGTCTTCCAAGTTCTACAAAGAGTCACCCAGACTAAACAAGCAACTCTTTTTCGTTTAAAAAACGAAAAAACTGAATACCAAATTTTGCTAGCACGATCTCAGTCAATAAAGACAACACGAGTCATGACAAACTGTGCTCCCTTTTTCGATCGAATTCAAACTCATGCCAATAGCCAGACTTAACAAGAAACAACGTGCTTGGGTGGAGAAATTCAAACAACAGCATCCCGATCCTCGTATTAGAGAAATCTACGAAGGACTGAGTGGCGATCGCATTGTCACTTTAGAATGGAGCGAGAGCTTGCCAAAAATTTTCCTTCCAGGATGTACGAATGCGGGTATTGGCTGGATTAGCCATACGTTAAGAGTTAAGCTACGGAAATTTGGCGATCTCAGATCCGAACCAGAATATTTCTATCAAATTACTCACACTTACTGCAATATTGAGGATAAATTTGCATCTTCATTTCTAGGGCAAACTCATCTCAATTTGCATCAGCTCCTCAACATTCGTCCGCCACAAAATCCAGTCAAGTTTAAGCTGAAAAAACGCAGTAATGTCCAACCTAGACAAAGAAGATTAACACAGCTAAGACTACCACTATTTGGAGTAGCGGCTCAACTGCATCAAATTCAGTTGGCTAAAAATAGTCAAGTCATGAGCCAAGAGGAATTATTACTAGAAACAGTCGCTCATCGAGATTTGTCTACTAGTCAGGAGATCCAGTTACCTGCTGCTCTGGTTGAAATCCTCAAAAACAAGAAAGCTTCTTTGAAAGAATGGGAAAATGCCATTGGCTTGTATCAAGTTGCTGGAGCATCGGGATTATTAGCTTATCTTGAAGGTTTAGATAGCTTTAGGCAGCACTTTGGCACAGATCGAACTATTAACCCTAAAGAGCAAATTCTGCCATATCAAATTGAATCAGTAAAAGCTGTTGAACAATCGTGAAATTCTCAAATCTTGGGATCTCTTCCCCTCACCACCTTGGGTAGTAGATTTATTAGTAGAAGCAGCAAATATTGAGCTAGGAATCAGTTGTTTGGAGCCATCGGCTGGTTTTGGTACGCTAGCGGCTTCTCTACAGAAAGCAGGAGCGCTCGTCGAAGTTATTGAACCAATTCCAGAACTGCAAACAATTTTAGCACTACAAGGGTTACTGCTCATTGGCTCGGACTTTCTGACTACTCCCATCGAGCGCGATCGCTACGAACGAGTCGTACAAAATCCTCCTTTCTCGCAGCAAATATCTCATGTGAAAAGAGCCTATCAATGCTTAAAAGCTGGAGGCAGGCTGGTCTCTCTCGTCAGTCATAGTCCTTGGCAATACAATACCAGTTTTTACCAGCAATTTAGGTATTGGTTAAACGCGGTTAACGCCCAAGTTCAAGAGTTGCCTTGGGGATTATTTGTGAATAGCGATCGCTATACCTCAGTAGAGTGCTGCCTCATTATTATCGACAAAATTTAGAGACAAAAATGGAGAAATTATCGTGGCTAAAACAAAGTCAGAGGTAATTGCAGAAGCCGCAACATTTTTAACTGCACGCCATCCTAACAAAGAAGATCCACTCAAAAGAAGGGAAACATTAAAAGCTAGCTTTAGCTGGTTGTGCAGAAACCTAAGTGAAGACCAACCAGAAGCTAGTGCAGCAAAGATTGTTGGCTACGTCAAAGCTATTTTGGCGCAAAAGCGCCGATTAAGGTGAAAACGCGGGAACGGACAAATACTCCACTAATTGTCTGTTCCCGATCGCAAACACCTTTGATTATGCCAGAAATTCAAACTCTCAACAAGCTAGAAAGAAAACTCATTTCCTTTGGCGTAACACCTCAACCAAGACAAACAGCAAGAGGTAGTATTTGCCTGCCTGTTAAATATGTAGGAGCGAGTTTTGGTGCTGTTCTCTCTTGTGTAGGCGGTCAGCCTACAGAGCGTTGGTGGGGGCAGTGCAGTCCTACCGTTCAAAACAGAATTAGAGAACACTTTGGAGCATTTCAAGCAGTAAACGCTCTCTAGGCTCTAGTTCAATTCAATTAGCACAACCCGCACTTGCATCTAGAGTGCGGGTATCTCTTCTACAATCTTCAATCAAATTATAGAATTATGCCAATACACATTTATTGGGGCGAAGATGAATTTCTAATGAGTCGCGCGATTAAACAACTGCGATCGCACGTTCTCGATAAACAATGGGCGAGTTTTAATTACTCCGAATATCCTCCAGATTCAAAAGATAGCATTCTTCAAGTGATCGCGGATATTATGACTCCTCCATTAGGAACGGGAAGTCGGTTAGTTTACTTACCATCCAGCACTCTATTGGGAGTTTGCCCGAAAGAAATGTTGCAGCAGTTAGAGCATATCTTAGCGATCGTACCAGTTACTAACTTTCTGCTGATTACTAGTATTAACAAACCAGATTCTAGGAACAAGTCAGTGAAGCTGCTGCTGCAATCTGCCCAAGTTAAGGAATTTCCCTCGCTCCCCCAGTGGCAGACTGACGCATTGGTAAAGCAGGCGCGTAACTTAGCAAAAGAGATGGGAATCGAATTCGCATCTGATGCTTATCGAGTATTAGTTGAAGCAGTTGGTAACAATACGCGCTTATTAGTGACCCAGTTAGAGAAACTCAAAATCTATGCTAATGGTGCAATTATCAATGCCGATGTAGTGAGAGAATTAGTTGCCAATAATGCAACAAACAGCTTGCAATTGGCAAGTGCTATTCGCACGGGCAATGTCTCTTTAGGGTTAAAGTTAGTCGAGGATTTAATTACTAGAAATGAACCTGCCTTAAAAATTGTTGCTACCCTGACGACAGCATTTAAAACTTGGTTAGTCGTCAAACTT from Chroococcidiopsis sp. SAG 2025 harbors:
- the holA gene encoding DNA polymerase III subunit delta; translation: MPIHIYWGEDEFLMSRAIKQLRSHVLDKQWASFNYSEYPPDSKDSILQVIADIMTPPLGTGSRLVYLPSSTLLGVCPKEMLQQLEHILAIVPVTNFLLITSINKPDSRNKSVKLLLQSAQVKEFPSLPQWQTDALVKQARNLAKEMGIEFASDAYRVLVEAVGNNTRLLVTQLEKLKIYANGAIINADVVRELVANNATNSLQLASAIRTGNVSLGLKLVEDLITRNEPALKIVATLTTAFKTWLVVKLCLAANWQDDSAIAFLAEIKNPKRLYFLRQEVANISASDLQKALSVLLELELMLKNGWDEKMALQTQIVKICA
- a CDS encoding DNA polymerase domain-containing protein, with the translated sequence MATLIPNDSLVVPGMNLQQLALAGNATKWQRVLESQYPGRKPLADPKANFEGGLVLSVPGLHQSIAKIDVSSLYPSIMLKYGICSDKDNQRIGLSILEYLTKERLKLKQLGKAGDTSAKQAEAALKVLINSLFGFYGTCGVSFNDFVAAALITAYGRRILRFMIDVVEREGGVPVECDTDGIFFSHPQPIQVFETLQAALPQGINIELEVLALAMFVPERGVKNYILWQADGIVVAKGQYRKRDRSQLEKEFPLQYLTHYLESKDSAESYYQKLTGAIARGKFPIEQLQITRKIRKGEKTLLCLGNTGDVVTFYQGCRGLTNSEPYSTSYYLELIAKKREEILCVVEPQLLNHSTGVQLTLF